From a region of the Microterricola gilva genome:
- a CDS encoding DUF1844 domain-containing protein: MSNNFDENPAFDENAARAEAAEATRDIADVPAVEVITTTAVHLMSAAAVKCGLADDPESQQDLDEARKLINALAGLITAAAPEISDMHARSLRDGLRSLQLAFREASVIPDAIGQGPGEKYTGPVN, encoded by the coding sequence TTGAGCAATAATTTCGATGAAAACCCGGCATTCGACGAGAACGCCGCCAGAGCAGAGGCCGCGGAGGCCACTCGTGACATTGCCGATGTGCCTGCGGTCGAGGTCATCACGACCACCGCTGTGCACCTGATGAGCGCCGCGGCGGTCAAGTGCGGCCTGGCCGACGATCCCGAATCGCAGCAGGACCTCGACGAGGCGCGCAAGCTCATCAACGCCCTCGCCGGCCTGATCACGGCGGCAGCGCCGGAGATCAGCGACATGCACGCGCGCAGCCTGCGCGACGGCCTGCGTTCGCTGCAGCTGGCCTTCCGTGAGGCATCCGTGATTCCGGATGCCATCGGCCAGGGCCCTGGCGAGAAGTACACCGGCCCCGTCAACTAA
- the priA gene encoding bifunctional 1-(5-phosphoribosyl)-5-((5-phosphoribosylamino)methylideneamino)imidazole-4-carboxamide isomerase/phosphoribosylanthranilate isomerase PriA: MSEFNKTPRLVLLPAVDIAAGKAVRLTQGEAGTETNYGDPVDAAADWAAQGAEWIHLVDLDAAFGRGHNHSVIKKVLRQVKGVNIELSGGIRDDESLESALDMGAKRINLGTAALENPEWAASVIAQYGEAIAVGLDVRGTTLAARGWTKDGGDLWAVLERLENAGCARYVVTDVTKDGTLQGPNIELLKQVMARTHRPVVASGGISNLDDIAALRELVPGGLEGAIVGKALYAGAFTLAEALDVARN; this comes from the coding sequence ATGAGTGAGTTCAACAAGACCCCGCGTCTTGTGCTTCTGCCCGCAGTTGACATCGCCGCCGGCAAGGCCGTGCGCCTGACCCAGGGCGAGGCCGGCACGGAGACCAACTACGGCGACCCCGTCGACGCCGCCGCCGACTGGGCGGCCCAGGGTGCCGAGTGGATTCACCTCGTCGACCTCGACGCGGCTTTCGGCCGTGGGCACAACCACAGCGTCATCAAGAAGGTGCTGCGCCAGGTCAAGGGCGTCAACATCGAGCTCTCCGGCGGCATCCGCGACGACGAGTCGCTGGAATCCGCGCTCGACATGGGAGCCAAGCGCATCAACCTCGGCACAGCAGCGCTGGAGAACCCCGAGTGGGCCGCCAGCGTGATCGCTCAGTACGGTGAAGCCATCGCCGTCGGCCTCGATGTGCGCGGAACGACACTCGCTGCCCGTGGCTGGACCAAGGACGGTGGAGACCTCTGGGCCGTGCTCGAGCGTCTCGAGAACGCCGGCTGCGCCCGCTACGTGGTCACCGACGTGACCAAGGACGGCACGCTGCAGGGCCCGAACATCGAACTGCTCAAGCAGGTCATGGCCCGCACCCACCGCCCGGTCGTCGCATCCGGCGGCATCTCCAACCTCGACGACATCGCGGCGCTGCGTGAGCTCGTGCCGGGCGGCCTCGAAGGCGCCATCGTCGGCAAGGCTCTCTATGCCGGTGCGTTCACACTGGCCGAGGCGCTGGATGTCGCACGCAATTGA
- the rpmI gene encoding 50S ribosomal protein L35 translates to MPKQKTHSGSKKRFKVTGSGKIMKQQAGMRHNLEVKASKRKARLNQDQVLAPADAKVIKKLLGR, encoded by the coding sequence ATGCCTAAGCAGAAGACCCACTCCGGGTCCAAGAAGCGCTTTAAGGTCACCGGAAGCGGCAAGATCATGAAGCAGCAGGCCGGAATGCGTCACAACCTCGAGGTCAAGGCCTCGAAGCGCAAGGCCCGCCTGAACCAGGACCAGGTGCTGGCTCCGGCCGACGCCAAGGTCATCAAGAAGCTTCTCGGTCGCTGA
- a CDS encoding TrmH family RNA methyltransferase: protein MLENPRSPRVRSVAKLAKKAARVESGMFLLEGPQAVAEALNFRPELVQELFGTPTALDRYPDIAQAAEDADVPFEFVTEQVLNAMADTVTPQGFIAVCRVFPTALKDIFAGEPKLIAILEEVRDPGNAGTIIRAADAAGADAVILTGRSVDLYNPKVVRSTTGSLFHLPIAIDVELEDVRLRVREAGMQLIAADVKGEDMLEARSSGMLAEPTAWLFGNEARGLPEEKLALAERSVMVPLYGQAESMNLATAASVCLYESAFAQRSATA, encoded by the coding sequence ATGCTTGAAAACCCCCGTTCCCCGCGTGTTCGCTCCGTCGCCAAACTGGCCAAGAAGGCGGCCCGCGTCGAGAGCGGGATGTTCCTGCTCGAAGGCCCGCAGGCCGTCGCCGAAGCGCTGAACTTCCGCCCGGAACTGGTGCAGGAGCTGTTCGGAACCCCGACGGCGCTCGACCGCTACCCGGACATCGCCCAGGCGGCAGAGGACGCGGACGTTCCGTTCGAGTTCGTGACCGAGCAGGTGCTCAACGCCATGGCCGACACCGTGACCCCGCAGGGGTTCATCGCCGTCTGCCGCGTCTTCCCGACGGCACTCAAAGACATCTTCGCCGGTGAGCCGAAGCTCATCGCCATTCTCGAAGAGGTGCGCGACCCCGGCAACGCCGGCACGATCATCCGGGCCGCGGATGCCGCAGGCGCCGATGCCGTGATCCTGACCGGTCGCTCCGTCGATCTCTACAACCCCAAGGTCGTGCGCTCGACCACTGGCTCGCTGTTCCACCTGCCCATCGCGATCGACGTCGAACTCGAAGACGTGCGTCTGCGCGTGCGGGAGGCCGGCATGCAGCTGATCGCCGCCGACGTCAAGGGCGAGGACATGCTCGAGGCGCGTTCCTCCGGCATGCTCGCCGAGCCGACGGCCTGGCTGTTCGGCAACGAGGCGCGCGGCCTCCCTGAGGAGAAGCTCGCGCTGGCCGAGCGTTCCGTGATGGTGCCGCTGTACGGGCAGGCCGAGTCGATGAATCTGGCGACGGCGGCATCCGTCTGCCTGTACGAATCCGCCTTCGCACAGCGCAGCGCCACCGCTTAG
- the hisH gene encoding imidazole glycerol phosphate synthase subunit HisH → MSAPSVVVLDYGTGNVHSAVKALELAGAEVTLTADKKLAQEADGLLVPGVGAFSAVMSALRAVRGDEIIDRRLGGSRPVMGICVGMQVLFEHGVERGIDTAGLGEWPGSVTELPSPVLPHMGWNTIETGENSVLFDGIEDERFYFVHSYAAQQWTLDVIPPFPQPSLSWAEHGGRFLAAVENGPLSATQFHPEKSGDAGIRLLKNWLTSLRSA, encoded by the coding sequence GTGAGCGCACCCAGCGTCGTCGTTCTCGACTACGGCACCGGCAATGTGCACTCGGCCGTCAAGGCCCTGGAGCTGGCAGGAGCCGAGGTCACGCTCACCGCGGACAAGAAGCTCGCGCAGGAGGCCGACGGTCTGCTGGTGCCCGGCGTCGGTGCATTCAGTGCCGTCATGAGCGCGCTGCGCGCCGTGCGCGGCGACGAGATCATCGACCGGCGCCTCGGCGGCAGCCGCCCGGTGATGGGTATCTGTGTCGGCATGCAGGTGTTGTTCGAGCACGGAGTCGAGCGCGGAATCGACACCGCGGGCCTCGGTGAGTGGCCGGGCTCTGTCACCGAACTGCCGTCCCCGGTGCTGCCGCACATGGGGTGGAACACGATCGAGACGGGCGAGAACTCCGTGCTGTTCGACGGCATCGAGGACGAGCGCTTCTACTTCGTGCACTCCTATGCCGCGCAGCAGTGGACGCTCGACGTGATCCCGCCCTTCCCGCAGCCGAGCCTCAGCTGGGCCGAGCACGGCGGGCGTTTCCTCGCCGCGGTCGAGAACGGACCGCTCTCCGCCACCCAGTTCCACCCGGAGAAGTCGGGGGATGCCGGCATCCGCCTGCTGAAGAACTGGCTCACGTCGCTGCGCAGCGCGTAA
- the rplT gene encoding 50S ribosomal protein L20: MARVKRAVNAHKKRRVILERAKGYRGQRSRLYRKAKEQVTHSLVYSFRDRRARKGDFRRLWIQRINAASRANGMTYNRLIQGLGLAGVQVDRRILAELAVNEPATFAALVQTAKKALPADVNAPKAKVAA; the protein is encoded by the coding sequence ATGGCAAGAGTAAAGAGGGCCGTCAACGCCCACAAGAAGCGTCGGGTCATCCTCGAGCGCGCCAAGGGCTACCGCGGCCAGCGTTCGCGCCTCTACCGCAAGGCCAAGGAGCAGGTCACGCACTCGCTGGTCTACAGCTTCCGCGACCGTCGTGCCCGCAAGGGTGACTTCCGCCGCCTGTGGATCCAGCGCATCAACGCCGCCTCGCGTGCGAACGGCATGACCTACAACCGCCTCATCCAGGGCCTCGGCCTTGCCGGCGTCCAGGTTGACCGCCGCATCCTCGCCGAGCTGGCCGTCAACGAGCCCGCCACCTTCGCTGCCCTCGTGCAGACCGCGAAGAAGGCGCTGCCCGCCGACGTCAACGCCCCCAAGGCGAAGGTCGCTGCGTAA
- a CDS encoding amino acid ABC transporter permease, translating to MSGSSVLFDAQGPKGRRLSLILSIVGLLLLAAGAAWVYSVLAAPRVATSGVELPSMLDASRWDIFLDPRVWNRIIFVGVVGTLKAAAVAAVGAVLLGIVFSLLRSAETAWIRIPTTVVLEFLRGMPVLLMMLFILLAGSTGAYWAVVIALILYNGALIGEALRAGLTALPRGQREAGLSLGMRPLQSRLLVEFPQAFRQMLPIIVAQLVVLLKDTSLGYIVGYPELIRVTMNNIASAVGNRYLFSLFFVTLVLYLIMNLSLSWFARWLSRRTASGGGKVGRGRKAPAVDPNAEVMILQGSVEAQMDGPDTER from the coding sequence ATGAGCGGCTCGAGTGTCCTGTTCGACGCCCAGGGCCCCAAGGGCCGGCGTCTTTCCCTGATCCTCTCGATAGTCGGGCTCCTCCTGCTCGCGGCCGGGGCGGCCTGGGTCTACTCCGTGCTGGCCGCACCCCGCGTCGCAACGAGCGGGGTTGAACTGCCGAGCATGCTCGACGCGAGCCGCTGGGACATCTTCCTCGACCCGCGCGTGTGGAACAGGATCATCTTCGTCGGTGTGGTCGGAACTCTGAAGGCCGCTGCGGTCGCCGCCGTCGGTGCCGTCCTCCTCGGCATCGTCTTCTCGCTGCTCCGCAGCGCGGAGACCGCGTGGATCCGGATTCCAACGACAGTAGTGCTCGAGTTCCTGCGCGGAATGCCGGTGCTGCTGATGATGCTGTTCATCCTCCTGGCCGGCTCGACCGGGGCGTACTGGGCCGTCGTCATCGCGTTGATCCTCTACAACGGCGCACTCATCGGCGAGGCGCTGCGAGCGGGCCTGACCGCGCTGCCGCGAGGGCAGCGCGAGGCCGGCCTCAGCCTGGGCATGCGCCCACTGCAGTCGCGCCTCTTGGTGGAGTTCCCGCAGGCGTTCCGGCAGATGCTGCCGATCATCGTCGCGCAACTCGTGGTGCTGCTCAAGGACACCTCGCTCGGCTACATCGTCGGCTACCCTGAGCTCATCCGTGTCACGATGAACAACATCGCCAGCGCCGTCGGCAATCGCTACCTGTTCTCCCTCTTCTTCGTCACGCTGGTGCTCTACCTGATCATGAACCTCTCGCTGTCGTGGTTCGCCCGCTGGCTCTCGCGCCGCACCGCGAGCGGTGGCGGCAAGGTCGGTCGGGGAAGGAAGGCGCCGGCCGTTGACCCCAATGCCGAGGTGATGATCCTGCAGGGCTCCGTCGAGGCCCAGATGGATGGTCCCGACACCGAACGCTGA
- a CDS encoding glutamate ABC transporter substrate-binding protein yields MKKKLSIIALAAASVLALAACAGGDSGTGDGESVAPAPEFEAGTTMADLADAGTITVGTKFDQPLFGLVNLDGVPEGFDVEIAKIIAAGLGIAPENIEWKEAVSANREPFIENGEVDIVVATYTINDKRKEVISFAGPYYLAGQSILVLADNDTIKSEQDLVGQPVCSVTGSTPAAKLAEIGAVPVLTDTYTNCLEPLRSGDVVAVSTDNVILAGLAAQNEGEFKIVGKPFTEEPYGIGLKKDDTAFCTFINDTLEAAYEDGSYEEAWNSTAGTVLPYVDPPAVEPCA; encoded by the coding sequence ATGAAGAAGAAACTCTCCATCATCGCGCTGGCGGCGGCCAGTGTGCTCGCCCTCGCGGCCTGTGCCGGCGGTGACAGCGGCACGGGCGACGGCGAGAGCGTCGCACCGGCGCCAGAATTCGAAGCAGGAACCACGATGGCCGACCTGGCGGATGCGGGCACGATCACCGTCGGCACGAAGTTCGACCAGCCGCTGTTCGGCCTGGTGAACCTCGACGGAGTGCCGGAAGGCTTCGACGTCGAGATCGCCAAGATCATCGCAGCCGGCCTCGGCATCGCCCCGGAGAACATCGAGTGGAAGGAAGCCGTCTCGGCCAACCGCGAACCGTTCATCGAGAACGGCGAGGTCGACATCGTCGTCGCCACCTACACGATCAACGACAAGCGCAAGGAAGTCATCTCCTTCGCAGGCCCCTACTACTTGGCGGGACAGTCGATCCTCGTGCTGGCAGACAACGACACGATCAAGAGCGAACAGGACCTCGTCGGGCAGCCCGTCTGTTCGGTCACCGGGTCGACGCCTGCTGCGAAGCTGGCCGAGATCGGAGCGGTGCCCGTGCTCACCGACACCTACACGAATTGCCTGGAGCCACTGCGCTCCGGTGACGTCGTCGCCGTCAGCACCGACAACGTCATCCTCGCTGGCCTGGCCGCGCAGAACGAGGGCGAGTTCAAGATCGTCGGCAAGCCATTCACCGAGGAGCCTTACGGAATCGGTCTGAAGAAGGACGACACCGCGTTCTGCACGTTCATCAACGACACCCTTGAGGCCGCCTACGAGGACGGCAGCTACGAGGAGGCCTGGAACTCGACAGCGGGAACGGTGCTTCCCTACGTCGATCCGCCGGCCGTCGAACCGTGCGCCTGA
- the infC gene encoding translation initiation factor IF-3 — METRITDPRTNDRIRVPEVRLVGPGGEQVGVVKIEVALRMAQDADLDLVEVAPNSKPPVAKIMDFGKFKYEAAQKAKEARRNQANTILKEVRFRLKIDKHDYETKMKRAIGFLQGGDKVKAMILFRGREQSRPEQGVRLLQKFAEDVAEFGSVESTPTIDGRNMVMVIGPLKNKSEVKGEANANRAASKAAKQEENNA; from the coding sequence ATGGAGACTCGCATCACCGATCCCCGTACAAACGACCGCATCCGAGTGCCAGAGGTTCGCCTCGTCGGCCCCGGTGGCGAGCAGGTCGGCGTCGTCAAAATCGAGGTAGCACTGCGTATGGCGCAGGACGCTGACCTCGATCTCGTTGAGGTTGCCCCCAACTCCAAGCCTCCCGTGGCCAAGATCATGGATTTCGGCAAGTTCAAGTACGAGGCTGCGCAGAAGGCGAAGGAAGCCCGACGCAACCAGGCGAACACGATCCTCAAAGAGGTTCGCTTCCGACTCAAGATTGACAAGCACGACTACGAGACCAAGATGAAGCGCGCAATTGGCTTCCTCCAGGGCGGTGACAAGGTGAAGGCCATGATCCTGTTCCGTGGTCGTGAGCAGTCTCGCCCTGAGCAGGGCGTGCGCTTGCTCCAGAAATTTGCCGAAGATGTGGCGGAATTCGGTTCTGTGGAATCGACTCCGACCATCGACGGTCGAAACATGGTCATGGTCATTGGCCCTCTGAAGAACAAGTCAGAGGTCAAGGGCGAGGCCAACGCTAATCGGGCCGCGAGCAAAGCGGCGAAGCAGGAGGAAAACAATGCCTAA
- a CDS encoding SseB family protein, producing the protein MSHAIDPEHTPSLPAHLADSAGQPWAGRSFDENTHASDDGSAPPALSEALGRFRAGELGQAGVVDALRTARLLIPLVAHLGEAGENEHGHTIDKSQELSIVTVAGPDGRNVLPVFSSVAAMSIWNPQARPVPADGVRVALAAASEETDLVVLDPLSETEFAVRRPALWAIAQAQEWQPSFESAAVREAFDASVRTELSVLSVTLVAGDPAARLAGPELIVRLELIDGLTRELLDATLARLAQRWAASEVIATQVDSLTVKLVRSA; encoded by the coding sequence ATGTCGCACGCAATTGATCCGGAGCACACCCCGAGCCTGCCCGCACACCTGGCAGACTCGGCCGGCCAGCCGTGGGCGGGCCGCAGCTTCGATGAGAACACTCACGCGAGCGACGACGGTTCCGCGCCGCCGGCGCTGAGCGAGGCCCTCGGGCGCTTCCGCGCCGGCGAACTCGGCCAGGCCGGTGTCGTTGACGCCCTGCGCACGGCCAGGCTGCTCATCCCGCTCGTCGCGCACCTCGGCGAAGCGGGGGAGAACGAGCACGGCCACACGATCGACAAGAGCCAGGAGCTCTCGATCGTGACGGTCGCAGGGCCGGATGGCCGCAACGTGCTGCCCGTCTTCAGCTCCGTCGCCGCGATGTCCATTTGGAATCCGCAGGCCCGGCCCGTTCCGGCCGACGGTGTGCGCGTCGCACTGGCCGCCGCCAGCGAGGAGACCGATCTCGTCGTCCTTGACCCGCTGTCCGAGACCGAGTTCGCCGTGCGCCGCCCGGCGCTCTGGGCGATCGCGCAGGCGCAGGAATGGCAGCCGAGCTTCGAATCCGCCGCCGTGCGCGAGGCCTTCGACGCCTCCGTCCGCACCGAACTCTCGGTGCTCTCGGTCACCCTCGTCGCCGGTGATCCAGCTGCGCGGCTCGCCGGACCGGAGCTGATCGTGCGCCTCGAACTCATCGACGGCCTCACCCGTGAACTGCTCGACGCGACGCTGGCCAGGCTCGCTCAGCGCTGGGCGGCCAGCGAGGTCATCGCGACCCAGGTCGACTCGCTCACGGTGAAACTCGTCCGCTCGGCCTGA
- a CDS encoding amino acid ABC transporter permease, which translates to MDAVIENLPRYLSGFLLTLQLLVVSGVAAFIIGTLIAAMRISPVASLRGFATVYTELVRNTPLTLVLFFCAFILPYFGVDLSYLVFAMIGLSVYTSPFVAEALRSGINGVPIGQAEAARSLGLGFGQSVSLVILPQAFRMTIPPLINVLIALTKNTSVAGGFFVAELFTIGKELANANGDAVIAILLGVATFYLIITIPLGLLAGRIEKRVAVRR; encoded by the coding sequence ATGGACGCGGTGATCGAGAACCTGCCCCGCTATCTCAGCGGCTTCCTGCTGACGCTCCAGTTGCTCGTCGTCTCCGGCGTCGCTGCGTTCATCATCGGGACCCTGATCGCCGCAATGCGCATCTCGCCCGTCGCGTCGCTGCGGGGCTTCGCCACCGTGTACACCGAGCTGGTGCGCAACACCCCGTTGACCCTCGTCTTGTTCTTCTGCGCGTTCATCCTGCCGTACTTCGGCGTCGACCTGAGCTACCTCGTCTTCGCGATGATCGGGCTGAGCGTGTACACCTCCCCGTTCGTGGCTGAGGCGCTGCGCTCCGGCATCAATGGCGTGCCCATCGGGCAGGCGGAGGCGGCACGCAGCCTCGGCCTCGGCTTCGGTCAGAGCGTGAGCCTCGTCATCCTGCCTCAGGCATTCCGGATGACGATCCCGCCGCTGATCAACGTGCTCATCGCCCTCACCAAGAACACCTCCGTCGCCGGCGGCTTCTTCGTGGCCGAACTGTTCACGATCGGCAAGGAGCTGGCCAACGCGAACGGGGACGCGGTCATCGCGATCCTGTTGGGCGTCGCGACCTTCTACCTGATCATCACCATCCCGCTCGGCCTGTTGGCCGGGCGCATCGAGAAGCGAGTGGCGGTGCGGCGATGA
- a CDS encoding pyridoxal phosphate-dependent decarboxylase family protein: protein MDLHESAAASGGRDSSHEYDPREYAPTLDAASARARAWLGAVFDRPIPARRSIDEVKSALGRTLPEHGSDPAEVIERLADGVEPGLMASQSSRFYGWVMGGTFPVALAADWLVSSWDLNAGMRDATPGVVGAEELAGDWLLELLGLPATADVGFVTGATAANFVGLSAARHHVLAALDWDVNRAGLAGAPPITVLVGSERHGTIDLAARYLGLGEPTAVVSDREGRIIVEALAEAFERITGPTIVCLQAGNIHSGAFDDFERAVHIAHDAGAWVHVDGAFGLWAGASPRLSHLTAGFEGADSWASDAHKTLNVPYDCGIAIVANPDAMHAAFGMRASYLQNPDEAEPHDKVPELSRRAHGVPLWATLRWLGRDGVAALVDGLAASATAISAGLVELPGVTILNDVVYTQVTMAMADDEQTLELGRRLQSSGEVLASPSRWHDRAVLRFSVSNWATDAAEAARTVDAVRRALPGL from the coding sequence ATGGACCTCCACGAGTCGGCCGCAGCCTCTGGTGGCCGCGACAGTTCCCACGAGTACGACCCCCGCGAGTACGCGCCGACGCTCGATGCCGCATCCGCGCGGGCCAGGGCCTGGCTGGGCGCGGTGTTCGACCGCCCGATCCCGGCGCGGCGCAGCATCGACGAGGTGAAGTCGGCGCTCGGCAGAACGCTGCCTGAGCACGGCAGCGACCCGGCCGAGGTGATCGAGCGGCTGGCCGATGGTGTCGAGCCCGGCCTGATGGCCAGTCAGTCGTCGCGCTTCTACGGCTGGGTCATGGGCGGCACTTTTCCAGTGGCTCTCGCCGCCGACTGGCTGGTGAGCTCCTGGGATCTGAACGCGGGCATGCGCGACGCCACGCCTGGCGTCGTCGGCGCAGAGGAGCTCGCCGGCGATTGGCTGCTCGAGCTGCTTGGGCTTCCGGCAACGGCGGATGTCGGCTTCGTGACGGGTGCCACCGCTGCGAACTTCGTCGGGCTCTCCGCCGCACGCCACCACGTGCTGGCCGCGCTCGACTGGGATGTGAACCGGGCTGGGCTCGCGGGTGCCCCTCCGATCACCGTCCTCGTCGGCAGTGAGCGGCACGGCACGATCGACCTCGCCGCGCGCTATCTCGGCCTGGGGGAGCCGACCGCCGTTGTCTCCGATCGCGAGGGTCGGATCATCGTCGAGGCACTCGCCGAGGCGTTCGAGCGGATCACCGGCCCGACGATCGTCTGCCTGCAGGCTGGCAACATCCACTCAGGCGCCTTCGACGACTTCGAACGCGCGGTCCACATCGCCCACGACGCGGGCGCCTGGGTGCACGTCGACGGCGCATTCGGGCTCTGGGCTGGCGCCTCGCCCCGGCTCAGCCACCTCACCGCCGGATTCGAGGGTGCAGACTCCTGGGCGAGCGACGCGCACAAGACCCTGAACGTCCCATACGACTGCGGCATCGCGATCGTCGCGAATCCGGATGCCATGCATGCCGCGTTCGGCATGCGTGCCAGCTATCTGCAGAATCCCGACGAGGCTGAGCCCCACGACAAGGTTCCCGAGCTCTCGCGCCGCGCGCACGGTGTTCCGCTCTGGGCGACCCTGCGTTGGCTCGGGCGCGACGGCGTCGCGGCCCTCGTCGACGGGCTGGCCGCGAGCGCAACCGCCATCTCCGCCGGGCTCGTGGAATTGCCTGGCGTCACGATCCTCAACGACGTCGTGTACACGCAGGTCACCATGGCCATGGCCGACGACGAGCAGACGCTCGAACTCGGTCGCCGTCTGCAGTCGAGCGGCGAGGTGCTCGCCTCACCGTCCCGCTGGCACGATCGGGCCGTGCTGCGCTTCTCCGTCAGCAACTGGGCGACGGATGCCGCGGAGGCCGCGCGCACGGTCGATGCCGTGCGGCGGGCCCTCCCCGGCCTCTGA
- the hisB gene encoding imidazoleglycerol-phosphate dehydratase HisB — protein sequence MSLTAPRTASIQRETSESSIELSINLDGTGVSDIQTSVPFYDHLLTAFAKHSLTDITVRAKGDTEIDVHHTVEDIGIALGVAIRQALGDKSGISRYGDALVPLDEALVQAVVDISGRPYLVHSGEPAGFEYHLIGGHFTGSMVRHVFEAITFNAALTVHITVLGGRDAHHIAEAEFKAFARAFRQAKALDPLVVGIPSTKGAL from the coding sequence ATGAGCCTTACTGCGCCCCGTACTGCGTCGATTCAGCGCGAGACCAGCGAGTCGAGCATCGAACTGTCGATCAACCTCGACGGAACCGGTGTCTCCGACATCCAGACCTCTGTGCCGTTCTACGACCACCTGCTCACGGCCTTCGCCAAGCACTCGCTGACCGACATCACGGTGCGCGCGAAGGGTGACACGGAGATCGACGTGCACCACACCGTCGAGGACATCGGCATTGCGCTCGGTGTCGCCATTCGGCAGGCGCTCGGGGACAAGAGCGGCATCTCCCGCTACGGCGACGCCCTCGTCCCGCTGGACGAGGCGCTCGTGCAGGCCGTCGTCGACATCTCCGGCCGTCCGTACCTCGTCCACTCCGGCGAGCCGGCCGGTTTCGAGTACCACCTGATCGGTGGCCACTTCACGGGGTCGATGGTGCGTCACGTCTTCGAGGCCATCACCTTCAACGCGGCTCTGACCGTGCACATCACGGTGCTCGGTGGGCGCGACGCCCACCACATCGCCGAGGCCGAGTTCAAGGCGTTCGCGCGCGCGTTCCGCCAGGCCAAGGCCCTGGACCCGCTCGTCGTCGGCATCCCATCGACCAAGGGCGCACTGTGA
- a CDS encoding amino acid ABC transporter ATP-binding protein produces MDSNPKKARLEPATSNIAVRRGEPLVVIDTVNKHYGELHVLKNINTVVTRGEVVVVIGPSGSGKSTLCRAINRLETIDSGSISIDGQQLPEEGTELARLRADVGMVFQSFNLFSHKTVLENVTMAPIKVKKIPKVQAVKTAMELLERVGVANQANKMPAQLSGGQQQRVAIARSLAMSPKLILMDEPTSALDPEMINEVLDVMIGLAKDGMTMIVVTHEMGFARKAADRVLFMADGEIVEEAKPEDFFSNPQSHRAQDFLSKILEH; encoded by the coding sequence ATGGATTCGAATCCGAAGAAAGCTCGCCTCGAGCCCGCCACGTCGAACATCGCCGTTCGCCGTGGTGAGCCGCTCGTCGTGATCGACACCGTCAACAAGCACTATGGCGAGCTGCATGTTCTGAAGAACATCAACACCGTCGTGACGCGCGGCGAGGTCGTCGTGGTGATCGGTCCGAGCGGATCAGGCAAGTCGACGCTCTGCCGGGCCATCAACCGGCTCGAGACGATCGACTCCGGGTCGATCAGCATTGACGGCCAGCAACTGCCGGAGGAGGGAACCGAGCTGGCCAGGCTGCGCGCCGACGTCGGCATGGTGTTCCAGTCGTTCAATCTGTTCTCGCACAAGACGGTGCTCGAGAACGTGACGATGGCGCCGATCAAGGTGAAGAAGATCCCCAAGGTGCAGGCGGTGAAGACCGCCATGGAGCTTCTGGAGCGCGTTGGTGTCGCCAACCAGGCGAACAAGATGCCTGCCCAGCTCTCTGGTGGCCAACAGCAGCGCGTCGCCATCGCGCGATCGCTTGCTATGAGTCCGAAGTTGATCCTGATGGACGAGCCGACCAGCGCGCTCGACCCGGAGATGATCAACGAGGTCCTCGATGTGATGATCGGTCTGGCCAAAGACGGAATGACCATGATCGTCGTCACCCACGAGATGGGATTCGCGCGCAAGGCGGCCGACCGGGTGCTCTTCATGGCCGACGGCGAGATCGTCGAGGAGGCCAAGCCGGAGGACTTCTTCTCCAACCCGCAATCGCACCGCGCCCAGGACTTCCTCTCCAAGATCCTCGAACACTGA